The Ahaetulla prasina isolate Xishuangbanna chromosome 4, ASM2864084v1, whole genome shotgun sequence genome has a window encoding:
- the LOC131197391 gene encoding rhomboid-related protein 4-like has protein sequence MACPAVSRLLYSLVSKRGVLFSLEAMGREVESFPVATMATGITITTRWLCILECLALALFYPRSSFTGHLSGILLGLALSSTDLLCQII, from the exons ATGGCCTGCCCTGCCGTCTCTCGGCTTCTGTATTCCCTGGTATCCAAAAGAG GGGTCCTTTTTTCCCTGGAAGCCATGGGCAGGGAGGTGGAGAGCTTCCCCGTGGCAACTATGGCTACAGGCATCACCATCACCACCAGGTGGCTCTGCATTCTGGAATGCCTGGCCCTGGCGCTCTTCTACCCCAG GAGCTCCTTCACCGGTCACCTCTCTGGTATCCTGCTTGGGCTGGCTCTATCCAGCACCGACCTGCTCTGCCAGATCATCTGA